Within the Candidatus Dependentiae bacterium genome, the region TGCAAAATATAATAGATTATTGGAGATAGAGGCAAATTTGTAATTTTAGAAATATTTACAAAAATTTAGAAATGCTTTAGAAGATAAAATAGAATGTTAAATTAAAGGAATATTTATGAAAAAACAAAAATTTCAACCAAAATTTCTAGTTGGAGCTGATGGTAAGCCTCTTGCCGTTCAACTTGATATTAAGGCTTACAATGCGCTGATAGAAGAGCTTGAAGATTCTTATGATATAAAACGTGCTGAAAAAATTTTGGCAAAAAAAACTAAAACGCATAAGCTTGAGGATGTGGAAAAGGCTTTTTTAGGCAAGAGGAAGTAAAAAATGATACATCCACCATGTGTGGGCTATACTGTTGTTTTTGCAGATGAAGCAACCAAAGATCTTAAGAAAATTGATAGACAAACAATATCAAAAATATTGGATAAGATTAAGCTGTTAATTTCTGTTAATCATAGCAATTTGAATATTAAAAAATTAAAATCAAAAAATTTGTTATATCGCTTGAGAGTTGGAGATTATAGGGTTATTTATTCTATAAAACATGAAAAAATTATTATATATATTGTTGCAATTGGACATAGAAAAGATATTTATCAAAAGCTGGATAAAAGGATCTTATGAAAAAATTAATATTTAATAAAATTCATATTATTTTATGGCTAATTACAGTATTTTTTAGCAGTTGTGATTGGACACAAAAAAAAGTTGATACTACAGCTAAATATAACTGGGTTGCTTCTAGTGAAATTTCAAAAATTAAACAATTTAATGAATATGATGCTATTGTTGTTGGTTCTGGAGTTGGTGGATTGTCATGTGCATCAATTTTAGCAAAAAATGGATATAAAGTTTTGGTTTTAGAGCAACATGAACAGGTTGGTGGATTTTGTTCTTCTTATATGCGTAATGGATTTTATTGTACAGTTGGTGTTGAAGATATAAGTGGTTTATGGAAATTTGGAGCAACGCAAAGGCTTTTGGATATTCTTGAGCTTAAAAAAGAAGATCTTTTTGTTTTACATAAACGCACATATTTTATTGGAGATCAAAAAATTATATTTGATGGAACAAAACAAGATTTTATAAAACAACTATCAAAATATTTTCCGGAAGAAAAAGAAAATCTTGAAAAATTTTTAAATCAAGCTGAACAAGCAATTTTAGAAAGATCAAATCAAGCTGAAAAATATTGGGATATTTATAAAAAATGGTCAACAGTAACATACGAACAAATTCTTAATGAATTTTTTAAAAATGAAGAACTAAAAAATATACTTTGTTCTTTGCTTGGATATATTGGAGCCCATGCAGACCAAATTCCTGCAAGTGGCAGTTTATTTGTTAGTTTGCAATATTTTATTTATGGCGGTTGCCATCCACAAGGAGGCGTCCAAAGTTTTGTTAACACACTAAAAGATTTTATTGAAAAAAACAATGGGACTGTGTTAACAAGTCGTAAAGTGGATAAAATTCTTGTAAAAGATAATAAAGTTTATGGTATTAATGTTGGAGAACAGATATTTTTAAGCCCAATTATTATTGCAAATGTTAATGCAAAGACAACATTTTCGAAACTTTTGGATCAAGATAATATTGACCAAAATTTTGTTAAAGCTGTTAATAAGTTAAAGATGTCCACATCTGCATTTGTTGTTAATTTAGGAGTTGACATGGATTTATCACAGCATACATCTTTTATATCTATTCCAAATAGTTGTCATGTATTAATTGGTTCGAATATAAATTCAAATTTGGCTCCAAAAGGTAAAGCTAGCGTGACCCTTATAACATTGGCTAAATACAAAGATTTTTCGGAATTAAACTCGTTAGAATACGCAAAATATAAAGAAAAAATGGCTCAGAAAATAATTGATAAGGTTGAAATGTTTATTCCAGGTTTTAGCAAAAAAATTATATTTAAAGATATTTTAACCCCAAAATCTTATGAAAAATTTACATCTATGCCAGAAGGGGCTATATATTCTTTTGATTTTTCCGAAAACAAAAATCGTCCATATTTTAAGACGTCTGTCAAAGGTTTATATTTGGCAAGCGCTTCAGTTTCGGGCGGTGGCGTTGAAGCTGTTATAGGTTCGGGTATGAAGTGTGCCAATGATATTTTAGATAAAAAAATATAAAATATTTTAATTTAATATAAATCTAGAGCGCAGGTCAGAGGCGAGCGTGTTGCAAAATATAATAGATTATTGGAGATAGCAGCTAGTTTATAAAATAATTTTTTTTAAAATATATTGCCAATTTGTAAAGTTTATGATTATATAAAATCAATAATATTATTTTAAGCTCTATTTTCTCAAGGAGTTGTTTCATGAAAGTTTTGGTTAAAATTATTGCTAGTGTGTCAAAATCCAAGTAAATAATTACTTGTTGCATCTATTAGTGTTCATTTCCTTTACATATTAATTTCTTTTATCATACACTTACATATGCGGGGGTAGTTTTTACTTGGCCTGATATTAATCGTTCAGGTAAAGATTTGTTTTAAAAATTAATTAGGGAATTATTATGTCTAATAAACTCTTACAGATAAAAAATATTAAAAAAATTTATAAACAAAAAGGGCAAAAGCCTATAAGCGCTTTAAAGGGTGTAACTCTTGATATTTACAATAACGAAGTTATAACTCTACTTGGTGTTAATGGTGCCGGCAAATCAACGCTTTCTTCTATAATTGCTACATTACACCCAGCAACTGAAGGTGATATAATTTTTGAAGGTAAATCAATTTATGATAATTTGGTAAATTATAGATCAATGGTTGGGTTCTGCCCTCAAAAACCAAACTTAGATGATTTTTTAACGCTTGAACAAAATTTAATTTTTTC harbors:
- a CDS encoding type II toxin-antitoxin system RelE/ParE family toxin — encoded protein: MIHPPCVGYTVVFADEATKDLKKIDRQTISKILDKIKLLISVNHSNLNIKKLKSKNLLYRLRVGDYRVIYSIKHEKIIIYIVAIGHRKDIYQKLDKRIL
- a CDS encoding FAD-dependent oxidoreductase, with product MKKLIFNKIHIILWLITVFFSSCDWTQKKVDTTAKYNWVASSEISKIKQFNEYDAIVVGSGVGGLSCASILAKNGYKVLVLEQHEQVGGFCSSYMRNGFYCTVGVEDISGLWKFGATQRLLDILELKKEDLFVLHKRTYFIGDQKIIFDGTKQDFIKQLSKYFPEEKENLEKFLNQAEQAILERSNQAEKYWDIYKKWSTVTYEQILNEFFKNEELKNILCSLLGYIGAHADQIPASGSLFVSLQYFIYGGCHPQGGVQSFVNTLKDFIEKNNGTVLTSRKVDKILVKDNKVYGINVGEQIFLSPIIIANVNAKTTFSKLLDQDNIDQNFVKAVNKLKMSTSAFVVNLGVDMDLSQHTSFISIPNSCHVLIGSNINSNLAPKGKASVTLITLAKYKDFSELNSLEYAKYKEKMAQKIIDKVEMFIPGFSKKIIFKDILTPKSYEKFTSMPEGAIYSFDFSENKNRPYFKTSVKGLYLASASVSGGGVEAVIGSGMKCANDILDKKI